A DNA window from Hordeum vulgare subsp. vulgare chromosome 1H, MorexV3_pseudomolecules_assembly, whole genome shotgun sequence contains the following coding sequences:
- the LOC123433655 gene encoding uncharacterized protein LOC123433655: MALPTLPFNPPTPPPPGFPDSAILCKTARVSADRNATTAGCRTEDGQAVEVSFWLVHPPGISHFSVNCPGINREYEAWLVCAEDAFVLFSLQYWGPARFFVYTAGKHPSLRLLPNPSLPYFGGQQFGLLPRGDGEHYALAFLRCKWSLQDDVCRFDAHVFSSETRAWTTRRAYLSDPADKPLCGRNDLFNQIRVGATSLGWFDNHHGILLLDHLFATHPVISIIPLPVATVGLPMPIKPDDKYIASEYFYNVACCHDLIKFVHIKYDDPHALARGSGWKATMWNMNVSGKNWCKGYTVDVDEISVDKSFSAKLPELWDDETQQLQLKKLMFHGPILSTLNDDLLYMMAKVKHDDDTAWTIAIDMKHAALKALAKFSVGPNQQLLTTACFSCVFPKYLNIPPGAEMYDPLEMHFKRMSLVQFVMQVQRTREWFRELDLFLDCDLPTYKESKPLLTECCPVSSLCVHIRALLKYATCTDEASNNMQHLLRAFEGFDMLLTESFNEQASDETLRSKIIVALPILDNLLHSMLPTVVPEGRCQGGVGIFEQYEKSGYTKKGHQSCGSTADKVCYSKKRNRAKKRTHKQQQEISKPNYFGGNVALNRWWYLGGYMLMSIGMLALCWMILTTLEVWTEPATSNLTLRSFGTKLSVIYKYYTDTWSEDGRSCRRC, from the exons ATGGCGCTCCCCACCTTGCCCTTCAacccccccaccccgccgcccCCCGGGTTCCCCGACTCGGCCATCCTCTGCAAGACGGCGCGCGTATCGGCGGACCGGAACGCGACCACCGCCGGGTGCCGCACCGAGGACGGCCAGGCCGTGGAGGTATCCTTCTGGCTCGTCCACCCGCCGGGCATCTCCCACTTCTCCGTCAACTGCCCCGGCATCAATCGCGAGTACGAGGCCTGGCTCGTCTGCGCCGAGGACGCCTTCGTCCTCTTCAGCCTCCAGTACTGGGGCCCCGCCCGCTTCTTCGTCTACACAGCCGGGAAGCACCCGTCCCTACGGCTGCTCCCAAACCCCAGCCTTCCCTACTTCGGCGGGCAGCAGTTTGGCCTCCTGCCCCGCGGCGACGGCGAGCACTACGCCCTGGCCTTCCTCCGCTGCAAGTGGAGTCTCCAAGACGATGTTTGTCGGTTTGATGCCCATGTCTTCTCGTCTGAAACACGGGCATGGACGACCAGGAGGGCATACTTGTCAGACCCCGCTGACAAGCCATTGTGTGGTCGAAATGACCTCTTCAACCAGATCAGGGTTGGAGCAACCTCGCTGGGCTGGTTTGATAACCACCATGGCATTCTCCTTCTTGACCACCTGTTTGCCACGCATCCTGTCATCAGTATAATCCCATTACCGGTGGCAACCGTTGGCTTGCCCATGCCAATCAAACCGGATGACAAGTACATTGCCTCTGAGTATTTCTACAATGTCGCCTGCTGCCATGATCTCATCAAATTCGTCCACATCAAATACGATGACCCTCATGCCTTGGCCAGAGGTTCAGGTTGGAAGGCCACAATGTGGAATATGAATGTCTCTGGGAAAAATTGGTGCAAGGGCTACACAGTTGATGTTGACGAAATCTCGGTTGACAAAAGTTTTTCTGCTAAATTGCCTGAGCTGTGGGATGATGAGACTCAACAACTGCAGTTGAAGAAACTGATGTTCCATGGCCCGATTCTGAGCACACTCAATGACGATTTGCTTTACATGATGGCCAAGGTGAAGCATGATGACGACACAGCCTGGACCAtcgctattgacatgaaacatGCAGCTCTCAAGGCACTGGCCAAATTTTCTGTCGGACCGAACCAACAACTCCTCACCACAGCCTGCTTCTCATGCGTCTTCCCCAAGTACCTCAACATTCCCCCAG GGGCAGAAATGTATGATCCCTTGGAAATGCACTTTAAGAG GATGAGTTTGGTGCAGTTTGTTATGCAAGTGCAGCGGACTCGAGAATGGTTCAGGGAACTTG ATCTATTCTTAGATTGTGACTTGCCAACTTACAAGGAATCCAAACCACTGCTTACTGAGTGCTGCCCAGTATCCTCTTTGTGTGTACATATTCGTGCG CTACTGAAATATGCTACTTGCACTGATGAAGCCTCCAATAATATGCAACATCTCTTACG AGCATTTGAGGGTTTTGACATGCTGCTAACCGAGTCATTTAATGAGCAAGCAAGTGATGAGACCCTGAGGAGCAAAATCATTGTAGCCCTTCCAATTTTAGACAA TCTTTTGCACAGTATGCTACCAACAGTGGTTCCTGAAGGAAGGTGCCAAGGCGGAGTAGGAATATTTGAACAGTATGAGAAGTCAGGCTATACAAAGAAGGGCCACCAGTCGTGTGGCTCTACTGCTGACAAGGTTTGCTACAGCAAGAAGCGAAACCGTGCAAAGAAAAGGACCCACAAGCAGCAGCAAGAGATTTCCAAGCCCAATTACTTTGGGGGGAATGTGGCTTTGAACCGCTGGTGGTACTTGGGCGGCTACATGCTGATGTCTATCGGTATGCTGGCGCTGTGCTGGATGATCCTAACCACTTTGGAAGTATGGACTGAACCAGCCACCTCCAACCTGACGCTGCGATCCTTCGGAACCAAACTGAGTGTGATCTACAAATACTACACTGACACATGGTCTGAGGATGGAAGATCTTGCAGGAGATGCTAG